A region of Nostoc sp. 'Peltigera membranacea cyanobiont' N6 DNA encodes the following proteins:
- the larB gene encoding nickel pincer cofactor biosynthesis protein LarB codes for MTDEKTLRSLLVAVANGKVTPDTALDSLKDLTYESVGEFAKIDHHRQLRTGFPEVIWGPGKTPEQIAQIMEVMRLRNPVVMATRIEPAVYAALQSKVSGLRYYDSARICAIAPPIIEPQFQGEIAILSAGTADLPVAEEAAVTAELSGFRVQRLWDVGVAGIHRLLSNRHLIESASVLIVVAGMEGALPSVVAGLASCPVIAVPTSIGYGASFGGLAPLLTMLNSCAAGVGVVNIDNGFGAAVLAGQILRTAEKLRLASAES; via the coding sequence ATGACCGATGAAAAAACCTTGCGATCGCTACTCGTTGCGGTTGCCAATGGTAAAGTTACGCCAGATACGGCTTTAGACTCACTCAAAGACTTAACTTATGAATCTGTAGGTGAATTTGCCAAAATCGACCATCATCGCCAACTAAGAACTGGTTTCCCAGAGGTGATTTGGGGGCCTGGTAAAACTCCAGAACAAATTGCTCAAATTATGGAGGTGATGCGCCTTCGTAACCCGGTGGTGATGGCAACTCGCATTGAACCAGCGGTTTATGCCGCACTGCAATCCAAAGTTAGCGGCTTGCGATATTACGATTCGGCGCGAATTTGTGCGATCGCTCCCCCTATCATCGAACCACAATTCCAGGGTGAAATTGCCATTCTTTCTGCTGGTACTGCCGATTTACCCGTTGCTGAAGAAGCGGCTGTCACTGCTGAACTTTCTGGTTTTCGGGTACAGCGTCTCTGGGATGTTGGTGTTGCGGGGATTCACCGTTTATTAAGTAATCGCCACCTGATTGAGTCAGCATCGGTGTTAATTGTCGTGGCGGGGATGGAAGGCGCTTTACCCAGCGTTGTTGCGGGTTTAGCGAGTTGTCCTGTAATTGCCGTACCCACCAGCATCGGTTATGGCGCAAGTTTTGGTGGATTAGCACCTTTATTGACAATGCTCAACTCTTGTGCTGCGGGAGTAGGCGTAGTAAATATCGATAATGGTTTTGGCGCAGCAGTACTGGCGGGGCAAATTTTGCGAACTGCCGAGAAATTGCGGTTGGCATCGGCTGAATCTTGA
- a CDS encoding ABC transporter substrate-binding protein — protein MKFFSKIFLAIKRFWLPIILTSATALTLTACNPSNFKIAAAQVPQVVTAVLSEPSTFNYALNESAYSVFGFIYDSLINENPITTKLEPGLAESWQVSDDGQRIVITLREGIKWSDGKPMTTDDIVFTYNEIYLNPKIPTSTKDALKIGDKGTLPKVKKIDARRVEFSILEPFAPFLRYVAGIPIMPAHALQEAVRTIGSDGNSKFLSTWGTGTDPKQIVGNGPYVMESYVSSQRVIFRRNPYYWRKDAQGNPQPYIERIVWQIIESTENQLISFRSKQLDDLEVPPEGFSLLKREEKRAKFKIYNGGPDTSTSFIAFNLSKAKNSQGKPFVDPIKSSWFNKKEFRQAIAYALDRETMKTNAYRGLGELQNSFVYVKSPYFLPPEKGLKVYNYEPDKSKKLLLQAGFKYNAQNQLVDADSNRVRFTILTNSERKVRGDMASQIRRDLANIGIQVDLQILSFNSYLEKLKVTQNWDCYLGGFAGGGIEPQGASNIWRIAGASHAFNLGPQPGDPPITGWEVSDWEKQIDSLYIKGAQVLDENKRKEIYYEYQRIASEQLPFIHLVERLNLQAVRDRFQGIQYTALGGPFWNLYELKVTD, from the coding sequence ATGAAATTTTTTAGCAAAATATTTCTGGCAATTAAACGTTTTTGGTTGCCAATAATTCTAACTTCAGCAACAGCACTTACACTTACCGCCTGTAACCCCTCTAACTTCAAAATTGCAGCCGCTCAAGTTCCGCAAGTTGTCACCGCAGTTTTGAGCGAACCCTCAACTTTTAACTATGCTCTAAATGAGTCAGCATATAGCGTTTTTGGATTTATCTATGACTCATTAATTAATGAAAATCCTATAACCACAAAATTAGAGCCTGGTTTAGCAGAATCTTGGCAAGTTTCTGATGATGGTCAACGGATTGTAATCACCCTCCGAGAAGGAATTAAGTGGTCAGATGGAAAGCCAATGACTACTGATGATATTGTCTTTACTTATAACGAAATCTACCTGAATCCTAAAATTCCCACTTCTACCAAAGATGCTCTAAAAATTGGTGACAAGGGCACTTTACCGAAGGTGAAAAAAATCGATGCTCGTCGAGTTGAATTTAGCATATTGGAACCTTTTGCTCCTTTTTTAAGATATGTAGCTGGCATACCAATTATGCCAGCCCACGCTCTACAGGAAGCAGTTCGCACAATTGGATCTGATGGAAATTCTAAGTTTCTTTCAACATGGGGAACAGGCACTGACCCTAAACAAATTGTTGGCAATGGGCCTTATGTTATGGAAAGTTATGTTTCCAGTCAGCGAGTTATATTTAGGCGTAATCCATATTACTGGCGCAAAGATGCTCAGGGTAATCCTCAACCTTATATTGAACGTATTGTTTGGCAAATTATTGAATCTACTGAAAACCAGTTGATTAGTTTTCGCTCTAAACAGTTGGATGATTTAGAAGTTCCTCCTGAAGGTTTTAGTTTGCTGAAGCGAGAGGAAAAACGGGCAAAGTTTAAAATTTATAACGGCGGGCCAGATACAAGTACGAGTTTTATTGCTTTCAATCTTAGTAAAGCTAAGAATTCTCAGGGTAAACCTTTCGTAGACCCAATTAAATCTAGCTGGTTTAATAAAAAGGAATTTAGGCAGGCTATCGCTTATGCACTTGACCGAGAAACGATGAAAACAAATGCTTATCGAGGATTGGGTGAACTACAAAATTCATTTGTTTACGTCAAGAGTCCCTACTTCCTTCCTCCAGAAAAAGGGTTAAAGGTATATAATTACGAACCAGATAAATCGAAGAAATTACTGTTACAAGCTGGGTTCAAATATAATGCCCAAAATCAGCTTGTAGATGCTGATAGCAACCGAGTCAGGTTTACAATTTTAACGAATTCGGAAAGAAAAGTTAGAGGAGATATGGCCTCTCAAATCAGACGGGATCTCGCTAATATTGGGATTCAAGTAGATTTGCAAATTCTCAGCTTCAATTCTTATCTAGAAAAACTTAAAGTTACGCAGAATTGGGATTGTTACCTGGGAGGATTTGCTGGAGGTGGTATTGAACCCCAGGGTGCTAGCAATATCTGGAGGATTGCTGGTGCATCCCACGCATTTAATTTGGGGCCACAACCGGGAGATCCACCTATAACTGGCTGGGAAGTTTCCGATTGGGAAAAGCAAATTGACAGCCTTTATATTAAAGGCGCACAGGTATTAGATGAAAATAAGCGCAAGGAAATTTATTACGAATATCAGCGCATCGCCTCAGAACAGTTGCCGTTTATTCATTTAGTGGAGAGGTTGAATCTGCAAGCTGTGCGCGATCGCTTCCAAGGAATTCAATATACTGCTCTTGGTGGGCCATTCTGGAATCTTTACGAACTGAAAGTAACTGATTAG
- the ispF gene encoding 2-C-methyl-D-erythritol 2,4-cyclodiphosphate synthase, whose protein sequence is MTKIRIGNGYDIHQLVSDRALILGGIKIPHELGLLGHSDADVLTHAIMDAMLGALSLGDIGHYFPPSDPKWAGADSLVLLTQVHQLICDRGWEIGNIDSVVVAERPKLKPHINNMRDKLAAILEVEPNQIGIKATTNEKLGPVGREEGICAYAVVLLVASE, encoded by the coding sequence ATGACAAAAATTCGTATTGGTAACGGCTACGATATTCACCAACTGGTGAGCGATCGCGCTTTGATTTTAGGTGGAATTAAAATTCCTCATGAACTGGGTTTATTAGGACACAGTGATGCTGATGTGCTAACGCACGCGATTATGGATGCCATGCTTGGGGCATTATCCTTGGGGGATATTGGTCATTACTTTCCGCCTAGCGATCCTAAATGGGCGGGGGCAGATAGTTTAGTACTATTAACTCAAGTACATCAACTAATTTGCGATCGCGGCTGGGAGATAGGAAATATTGACTCGGTGGTAGTAGCAGAACGTCCAAAATTAAAGCCGCATATTAACAATATGCGCGACAAACTAGCGGCAATTTTAGAAGTAGAACCAAATCAAATTGGCATCAAAGCTACCACCAACGAAAAACTAGGCCCAGTGGGACGTGAAGAAGGGATATGTGCTTATGCTGTTGTCTTGCTAGTTGCTTCCGAATGA
- the trmD gene encoding tRNA (guanosine(37)-N1)-methyltransferase TrmD: MRFDIVTLFPDCFNSVLNSGLLGKALAKQIAEVHLVNPRDFTTDKHHKVDDEPYGGGVGMLMKPEPIFTAVESLPTLPRREVILMSPQGETINQPLLKELVTNYDQLVVICGHYEGVDERVLHLVTREVSLGDFILTGGEIPAMALINGVVRLIPGTVAKTASLTAESFEEGLLDYPQYTRPANFRGLKVPDVLLSGNHAAIAKWRYEQQIQKTRDRRPDLLEEWEQGAGGRGQGEQGEQGEQGEQAKNNHF; encoded by the coding sequence GTGCGCTTTGATATAGTTACACTTTTTCCTGACTGTTTTAACTCTGTTCTCAATTCTGGGTTACTGGGTAAAGCCTTAGCTAAACAGATTGCCGAAGTGCATCTGGTTAATCCACGGGACTTTACCACTGATAAGCACCACAAGGTGGATGATGAACCCTACGGCGGCGGTGTGGGGATGCTAATGAAACCAGAACCGATTTTTACGGCTGTAGAGTCGCTGCCAACTCTTCCCCGAAGAGAAGTAATTTTGATGAGTCCACAGGGTGAAACAATTAATCAACCTCTTTTGAAAGAATTGGTGACAAATTATGACCAGTTAGTAGTTATTTGCGGGCATTACGAAGGAGTCGATGAGAGGGTGCTGCATTTGGTAACTCGAGAAGTATCTTTGGGCGATTTTATTCTGACTGGCGGGGAAATTCCAGCAATGGCTTTGATTAATGGTGTAGTGCGACTAATACCAGGAACCGTCGCCAAAACCGCATCCCTGACAGCAGAAAGTTTTGAGGAAGGGTTATTAGATTATCCCCAATATACTCGTCCTGCCAATTTTCGCGGTTTAAAAGTGCCTGATGTCTTGCTCAGTGGGAATCATGCAGCGATCGCCAAGTGGCGTTACGAGCAACAAATTCAAAAAACCCGCGATCGCCGCCCTGACCTGCTGGAGGAATGGGAGCAGGGGGCAGGGGGCAGGGGGCAGGGGGAGCAGGGGGAGCAGGGGGAGCAGGGGGAGCAAGCAAAGAATAATCATTTCTAA
- a CDS encoding cyanophycinase — translation MPQLQAKSLEMRTPQATKTAVLVIGGAEDKVHGREILRTFFGRAGASKAYITIIPSASREPAIIGGRYIRIFEEMGAQKVEILDIREREQCEASQIKASLEACSGVFLTGGDQLRLCGVLADTPAMEIIRQRVRAGQLTLAGTSAGAAVMGHHMIAGGGSGESPNRSLVDMATGLGFIPEVIVDQHFHNRNRMGRLISAIAAHPDRLGIGIDEDTCAVFERDGWLQVMGKGSVTIVDPTEATHTNEPHVGANEPLTVHNLRLHILSYGDRFHLYQRTVLPAVHRISS, via the coding sequence ATGCCGCAATTACAAGCTAAATCGCTAGAAATGAGGACACCCCAAGCAACTAAAACCGCCGTTCTGGTTATCGGAGGCGCAGAAGACAAAGTTCATGGGCGCGAAATCCTACGAACTTTTTTTGGACGTGCCGGTGCTAGTAAGGCTTATATTACAATTATTCCATCTGCCTCTCGCGAACCTGCCATCATCGGTGGTCGGTACATTCGCATTTTTGAAGAAATGGGTGCCCAAAAGGTAGAAATTTTAGACATTCGCGAACGCGAACAGTGTGAAGCCTCTCAAATTAAAGCATCCTTAGAAGCCTGTAGTGGGGTATTTTTGACAGGAGGAGATCAGCTGCGTCTCTGTGGCGTATTGGCAGATACGCCAGCAATGGAAATTATTCGGCAGAGGGTGAGGGCAGGGCAACTGACGTTAGCAGGCACTAGTGCCGGAGCGGCAGTAATGGGGCATCACATGATTGCTGGTGGCGGGAGTGGAGAGTCGCCAAATCGTTCTTTAGTCGATATGGCAACGGGTTTGGGATTTATTCCTGAAGTAATCGTTGACCAACATTTTCACAACCGGAATCGGATGGGGCGGCTGATAAGTGCGATCGCTGCTCACCCCGATCGCTTAGGCATTGGCATTGACGAAGATACTTGTGCAGTGTTTGAACGGGATGGTTGGTTACAAGTTATGGGTAAAGGCAGTGTTACCATTGTCGATCCCACTGAAGCCACCCACACCAACGAACCCCATGTTGGTGCTAATGAACCATTGACCGTACATAATTTACGTCTCCATATCCTCAGCTACGGCGATCGCTTCCACCTGTACCAGCGCACTGTATTGCCTGCCGTACACCGGATATCCAGCTGA